A single Epinephelus fuscoguttatus linkage group LG13, E.fuscoguttatus.final_Chr_v1 DNA region contains:
- the gulp1a gene encoding PTB domain-containing engulfment adapter protein 1 isoform X2 has product MNRAFNRKKDKSWMHTPEALAKHYIPYNAKFLGNTEVEAPKGTEVVKDAVRKLKFQRHIKKSEGQKIPKVELQISIYGVKILDPKTKDVQHNCQLHRISFCADDKTDKRIFTFICKDSESNKHLCYVFDSEKCAEEITLTIGQAFDLAYKKFLESGGKDVETRKQIGSLQKRIQELETENSELKQQLQDLEEQLMIAHVPPAGSISMKPQSTDVFDMVPFSPVTPLVPTLASNGCPPPPPTTLPPDIRKDLFGAEPFDPFTCGSADFPPDIQSKLDEMQEGFKMGLTLEGTVFSLDPLDSRC; this is encoded by the exons ATAAATCATGGATGCACACCCCGGAAGCTCTGGCCAAGCATTACATACCCTACAATGCCAAG TTCCTTGGAAACACAGAGGTTGAAGCCCCGAAAGGCACAGAAGTTGTGAAGGATGCAGTCAGAAAGCTAAAG TTTCAGAGACATATCAAGAAGTCAGAGGGTCAGAAGATCCCCAAAGTGGAATTACAGATCTCCATTTATGGCGTGAAGATACTAGATCCCAAGACAAAA gATGTGCAGCATAACTGTCAGTTACACAGGATATCCTTCTGTGCAGATGACAAAACCGATAAAAGGATATTTACTTTCATCTGCAAAGACTCagagtccaacaaacacctcTGCTATGTGTTTGACAGTGAAAAGTGT GCGGAAGAGATAACTCTCACCATTGGTCAGGCCTTCGACTTGGCCTACAAGAAGTTCCTGGAGTCTGGAGGCAAAGATGTGGAAACCAGGAAACAGATCGGATCCCTACAGAAAAGA aTTCAAGAACTGGAAACAGAAAACTCTGAGCTGAAGCAACAGCTTCAAGATCTTGAAGAGCAGCTGATGATCGCTCACGTGCCACCA GCAGGGAGCATCTCCATGAAACCACAGTCCACAGATGTTTTCGACATGGTTCCCTTCTCACCTGTGACACCGCTGGTGCCCACACTGGCCAGTAATGGCtgcccaccaccaccaccaaccaCATTACCACCAGACATAA GGAAAGACCTGTTTGGGGCTGAACCGTTTGATCCGTTCACCTGTGGGTCAGCTGATTTCCCACCAGATATTCAGTCAAAGCTGGATGAGATGCAG GAGGGGTTCAAAATGGGACTAACCTTAGAGGGCACCGTCTTCTCTCTGGACCCGCTCGACAGCCGCTGCTGA
- the gulp1a gene encoding PTB domain-containing engulfment adapter protein 1 isoform X3 yields MSEAQQRNLNINSPHSDNKSWMHTPEALAKHYIPYNAKFLGNTEVEAPKGTEVVKDAVRKLKFQRHIKKSEGQKIPKVELQISIYGVKILDPKTKDVQHNCQLHRISFCADDKTDKRIFTFICKDSESNKHLCYVFDSEKCAEEITLTIGQAFDLAYKKFLESGGKDVETRKQIGSLQKRIQELETENSELKQQLQDLEEQLMIAHVPPPLHINAANEAYMLQRPSALFWCHSIKSLSCLEISSVTLTPMSSPESNLSSGLLTPPPAKPALLPPKPTEGCSIPRPRAGSISMKPQSTDVFDMVPFSPVTPLVPTLASNGCPPPPPTTLPPDIRKDLFGAEPFDPFTCGSADFPPDIQSKLDEMQEGFKMGLTLEGTVFSLDPLDSRC; encoded by the exons ATAAATCATGGATGCACACCCCGGAAGCTCTGGCCAAGCATTACATACCCTACAATGCCAAG TTCCTTGGAAACACAGAGGTTGAAGCCCCGAAAGGCACAGAAGTTGTGAAGGATGCAGTCAGAAAGCTAAAG TTTCAGAGACATATCAAGAAGTCAGAGGGTCAGAAGATCCCCAAAGTGGAATTACAGATCTCCATTTATGGCGTGAAGATACTAGATCCCAAGACAAAA gATGTGCAGCATAACTGTCAGTTACACAGGATATCCTTCTGTGCAGATGACAAAACCGATAAAAGGATATTTACTTTCATCTGCAAAGACTCagagtccaacaaacacctcTGCTATGTGTTTGACAGTGAAAAGTGT GCGGAAGAGATAACTCTCACCATTGGTCAGGCCTTCGACTTGGCCTACAAGAAGTTCCTGGAGTCTGGAGGCAAAGATGTGGAAACCAGGAAACAGATCGGATCCCTACAGAAAAGA aTTCAAGAACTGGAAACAGAAAACTCTGAGCTGAAGCAACAGCTTCAAGATCTTGAAGAGCAGCTGATGATCGCTCACGTGCCACCA CCGCTGCACATAAACGCAGCTAATGAAGCGTACATGCTGCAGAGGCCCTCCGCTCTCTTCTGGTGTCACAGCATCAAGTCGCTCTCCTGTCTGGAGATCTCCTCTGTCACACTCACTCCTATGAGTTCGCCGGAGTCCAACTTGTCCAGTGGGCTACTAACTCCTCCTCCTGCCAAACCTGCTCTACTTCCTCCTAAGCCTACTGAGGGATGCAGCATCCCGCGGCCTCGT GCAGGGAGCATCTCCATGAAACCACAGTCCACAGATGTTTTCGACATGGTTCCCTTCTCACCTGTGACACCGCTGGTGCCCACACTGGCCAGTAATGGCtgcccaccaccaccaccaaccaCATTACCACCAGACATAA GGAAAGACCTGTTTGGGGCTGAACCGTTTGATCCGTTCACCTGTGGGTCAGCTGATTTCCCACCAGATATTCAGTCAAAGCTGGATGAGATGCAG GAGGGGTTCAAAATGGGACTAACCTTAGAGGGCACCGTCTTCTCTCTGGACCCGCTCGACAGCCGCTGCTGA
- the gulp1a gene encoding PTB domain-containing engulfment adapter protein 1 isoform X1, with product MSEAQQRNLNINSPHSDNKSWMHTPEALAKHYIPYNAKFLGNTEVEAPKGTEVVKDAVRKLKFQRHIKKSEGQKIPKVELQISIYGVKILDPKTKDVQHNCQLHRISFCADDKTDKRIFTFICKDSESNKHLCYVFDSEKCAEEITLTIGQAFDLAYKKFLESGGKDVETRKQIGSLQKRIQELETENSELKQQLQDLEEQLMIAHVPPAGSISMKPQSTDVFDMVPFSPVTPLVPTLASNGCPPPPPTTLPPDIRKDLFGAEPFDPFTCGSADFPPDIQSKLDEMQEGFKMGLTLEGTVFSLDPLDSRC from the exons ATAAATCATGGATGCACACCCCGGAAGCTCTGGCCAAGCATTACATACCCTACAATGCCAAG TTCCTTGGAAACACAGAGGTTGAAGCCCCGAAAGGCACAGAAGTTGTGAAGGATGCAGTCAGAAAGCTAAAG TTTCAGAGACATATCAAGAAGTCAGAGGGTCAGAAGATCCCCAAAGTGGAATTACAGATCTCCATTTATGGCGTGAAGATACTAGATCCCAAGACAAAA gATGTGCAGCATAACTGTCAGTTACACAGGATATCCTTCTGTGCAGATGACAAAACCGATAAAAGGATATTTACTTTCATCTGCAAAGACTCagagtccaacaaacacctcTGCTATGTGTTTGACAGTGAAAAGTGT GCGGAAGAGATAACTCTCACCATTGGTCAGGCCTTCGACTTGGCCTACAAGAAGTTCCTGGAGTCTGGAGGCAAAGATGTGGAAACCAGGAAACAGATCGGATCCCTACAGAAAAGA aTTCAAGAACTGGAAACAGAAAACTCTGAGCTGAAGCAACAGCTTCAAGATCTTGAAGAGCAGCTGATGATCGCTCACGTGCCACCA GCAGGGAGCATCTCCATGAAACCACAGTCCACAGATGTTTTCGACATGGTTCCCTTCTCACCTGTGACACCGCTGGTGCCCACACTGGCCAGTAATGGCtgcccaccaccaccaccaaccaCATTACCACCAGACATAA GGAAAGACCTGTTTGGGGCTGAACCGTTTGATCCGTTCACCTGTGGGTCAGCTGATTTCCCACCAGATATTCAGTCAAAGCTGGATGAGATGCAG GAGGGGTTCAAAATGGGACTAACCTTAGAGGGCACCGTCTTCTCTCTGGACCCGCTCGACAGCCGCTGCTGA